The window GTTTACTATTAAAAATGGCTCCCATTTTGGGAGCCATAAATTTTAAAGTTTTATGGAATAATCCTTGTTCCAGTTTTTCCTTCTAGTGCATCTTTTAGTTTTTCCATATCGGTGATGAGTGCTGGTCTATTTGTTGATGTTACAAAGGAGATACAGGCTTCTATTTTTGGTAGCATACTTCCTTTTGCAAAATGACCTTCATTCATATATTTTTCAGCTTCCTTTACTGTGATTGTATCAAGTGGCTTTTGATCAGGTTTGTTAAAGTTGAGATATACTTTTTCTACAGCTGTAAGGATTATGAATTCATCTGCATCAAGTTCTTTTGCTATTAATGCTGATGCTCTATCTTTATCTATTACTGCTTCTACTCCTTTTATTTCTCCTTTTTCATCGATTATTACTGGAATCCCACCACCACCACCTGCTACTACTATAACGTCATTTTCTACCAAGTCTTTTATTGTTCTTTTTTCAATAACATCAAGTGGTATTGGTGATGGAACTACTCTTCTCCATCCTCTACCAGCATCTTCTTTGAATATCCAACCTTTTTCTTCCATAATCTTTTTTGCTTCTTCTTCGCTATAAAATGGACCTACTGGTTTTGTTGGATTTTTAAATCCTGGATCATCTTTATTTACTACAATTTGAGTTACTACTGTAGCAATTTCCTTATCTATTTTTCTTTCATTTAATACATTTTTCAACTCTTGAGAAATCATATATCCAAGATATCCTTGGGTCATTGCACCTAATACATCCATTGGAAATGGTGGAATAGTATCCTTTGCAATATCCTGTTGAACTAGTAGATTCCCAACTTGTGGTCCATTTCCGTGAGTTATTAT of the Thermosipho africanus Ob7 genome contains:
- the arcC gene encoding carbamate kinase; the encoded protein is MKKLAVVAIGGNAINRPGEKPTAENMFKNIKVTASYLADMIELGYRIIITHGNGPQVGNLLVQQDIAKDTIPPFPMDVLGAMTQGYLGYMISQELKNVLNERKIDKEIATVVTQIVVNKDDPGFKNPTKPVGPFYSEEEAKKIMEEKGWIFKEDAGRGWRRVVPSPIPLDVIEKRTIKDLVENDVIVVAGGGGGIPVIIDEKGEIKGVEAVIDKDRASALIAKELDADEFIILTAVEKVYLNFNKPDQKPLDTITVKEAEKYMNEGHFAKGSMLPKIEACISFVTSTNRPALITDMEKLKDALEGKTGTRIIP